One genomic window of Deltaproteobacteria bacterium includes the following:
- a CDS encoding radical SAM protein, which produces MRADLPTTIILKTTDSCNAACRYCYEDNAAEGSPNTISLDVVEEVYRWAVASGLAKVQIVWHGGEPLIAGIPFFRQVFSLQKRYEKQGLEYLHSLQTNGVLVDDDWIELFRSFDIGVGLSLDGPAWIHDEQRPLTGGRPSHGRALSALERMTTAGLRVSLSAVVTRRSLGAAREIVSFFSALRADSVDFLPMAVLSPKLQGNSYLIRAAEFGRFISDVYMEWAKLGEDRISIRYIENMIRGVTGYHPTLCTFSGRCGAYISIDFDGSVYPCDSFMRAPELKLGNLQDQNLSALLAGRRYLTFRNDIARLSPACEICEILPICNGGCPSERYSGDGMFARRYPFCETRRHLARLIASDLDAAGADGLVRLPVFNSIRDTQ; this is translated from the coding sequence ATGAGGGCAGATCTGCCGACCACAATTATCTTGAAGACAACTGACTCATGCAACGCAGCCTGTCGCTACTGCTACGAGGACAATGCCGCAGAGGGGAGCCCGAACACCATCTCCTTGGACGTAGTGGAAGAGGTCTATCGGTGGGCTGTGGCGTCGGGCTTAGCTAAGGTTCAGATAGTGTGGCATGGAGGGGAGCCACTGATAGCGGGCATTCCCTTTTTCCGGCAGGTCTTCTCCCTACAGAAGAGGTATGAAAAGCAAGGACTCGAGTACCTTCATAGTCTCCAGACCAACGGGGTCCTTGTCGACGACGATTGGATTGAGCTATTTCGATCGTTTGATATCGGAGTTGGACTCAGCTTGGATGGTCCCGCTTGGATTCACGATGAGCAGCGCCCGCTGACAGGAGGACGGCCCAGCCACGGTCGTGCGTTAAGTGCGCTTGAGCGCATGACGACCGCAGGACTACGCGTCAGCCTCTCAGCAGTGGTCACTCGACGAAGCCTCGGAGCAGCACGCGAAATAGTCTCCTTCTTCTCTGCACTTCGAGCGGACTCTGTGGATTTCCTTCCGATGGCGGTCCTATCACCGAAGCTCCAAGGCAACTCTTACCTGATTCGCGCCGCTGAGTTCGGAAGGTTTATAAGTGACGTTTATATGGAGTGGGCGAAGCTTGGCGAGGACCGCATCTCTATACGCTACATTGAGAACATGATTCGTGGGGTAACGGGCTACCACCCTACTCTATGCACCTTTTCGGGCCGATGCGGGGCGTACATCTCGATCGATTTCGACGGCAGCGTGTACCCATGCGACTCGTTTATGCGGGCACCAGAGTTAAAATTGGGGAACCTACAGGACCAGAACCTCAGCGCATTGCTCGCCGGGAGGCGGTACCTCACTTTTCGGAACGACATCGCGCGGCTTTCGCCTGCCTGTGAGATCTGTGAGATACTGCCAATCTGTAACGGCGGTTGCCCATCAGAGCGTTACTCGGGCGATGGGATGTTTGCGCGTCGGTATCCATTTTGCGAGACGCGCAGACACCTCGCCCGACTGATCGCATCGGATCTGGACGCCGCCGGGGCGGATGGATTGGTGCGTTTGCCCGTGTTCAATTCGATTAGGGACACGCAATGA
- a CDS encoding radical SAM protein, protein MNEQIQLLIKSGTVCNLACAYCGDRVSGPEQRLQFPTLSKLASQLASLPQPRIVVAWHGGEPLTVGQNYFVQASEILKSYCGRHQSIYTCVHTNGLLLDESWMDIFKSLQVSVSVSIDGPKSFHDRYRHDVDGSGSFERAVIALRIASKSELGASVSTTVHDDTWEIASELLDLCRSLQINQLHFEPRLNRGSSRWIRPVSASAFSRFVTALKAASESESSYGLEIPTLGEWSTPGVGKPSTCVFCREQCFTNIAVDWTGDVFPCDLFHGNSSMCVGNIHTTSLMEIMSGDTYLSYQRAASVVPSACRSCQWAEICRGACPYQRYMTFGSFDHPSPYCGIIR, encoded by the coding sequence ATGAACGAGCAAATACAGCTGCTGATCAAATCCGGAACAGTGTGCAACCTTGCGTGTGCATATTGCGGCGATCGTGTATCAGGGCCGGAACAACGCCTGCAATTTCCAACGCTGTCCAAACTCGCCAGTCAACTCGCTTCGCTGCCACAACCCCGAATAGTGGTCGCGTGGCACGGTGGCGAACCTCTCACTGTTGGTCAGAACTACTTCGTTCAGGCTTCCGAGATTCTCAAATCCTATTGCGGACGGCACCAGTCGATCTACACTTGCGTGCATACCAATGGACTGCTCTTGGACGAATCCTGGATGGATATCTTCAAGTCGCTTCAAGTATCTGTGTCCGTGAGCATTGATGGCCCCAAGTCTTTCCATGATCGTTACCGGCACGATGTCGACGGCTCGGGATCTTTCGAACGAGCTGTCATAGCTTTGAGAATTGCCTCCAAGTCGGAACTCGGTGCCTCTGTGAGCACGACCGTACATGATGATACATGGGAAATTGCATCTGAGTTGCTCGACTTATGCCGAAGTCTCCAGATTAACCAGCTTCACTTCGAACCTCGCTTGAATCGAGGCTCATCGCGATGGATTAGGCCCGTCTCGGCAAGCGCATTCTCAAGATTTGTCACTGCCCTGAAGGCCGCATCTGAATCAGAGTCATCATATGGGTTGGAAATTCCGACGCTTGGGGAATGGTCCACTCCCGGAGTGGGAAAGCCTTCCACGTGCGTGTTCTGTCGCGAGCAATGTTTTACAAACATCGCCGTCGACTGGACCGGGGACGTATTCCCTTGCGATCTGTTTCATGGAAACTCGAGCATGTGCGTTGGTAATATTCATACTACGTCTCTCATGGAAATCATGTCTGGTGATACGTATCTCTCGTATCAACGGGCCGCTTCTGTTGTTCCGTCAGCCTGTCGGTCATGCCAATGGGCCGAAATATGTCGTGGAGCTTGCCCGTACCAACGATATATGACGTTCGGCTCCTTCGATCATCCATCACCCTATTGCGGCATTATTCGATGA
- a CDS encoding GNAT family N-acetyltransferase, whose protein sequence is MTLTEPQASKIAMPLLEIGGIRLRAVRDADLPFLFDLSTSFETLHLWDDGQIETVEMQFVDVFKQKAHSRTFFIVESIASNKGPCEPIGLAYLYSFEPINGWAYYTIALLPSHVGRGSGHAASVLSIEWAFHSWSLHKLYVEILSENIAAIEVATCLGFEREARFRQHRRIAGERFDVEVLALNRQRWVSEFRSRAIERAVVKKARS, encoded by the coding sequence ATGACATTGACAGAACCACAGGCGTCGAAAATTGCAATGCCTCTGCTTGAAATCGGCGGAATTCGTCTCCGTGCCGTTCGAGATGCCGATCTGCCTTTCCTGTTCGATCTGAGCACGTCCTTTGAAACTCTACACTTGTGGGACGACGGACAAATAGAAACTGTCGAAATGCAATTCGTCGATGTATTCAAGCAAAAGGCACATTCGCGCACCTTCTTCATCGTGGAGTCCATTGCCTCGAACAAAGGCCCATGCGAGCCAATTGGTCTGGCATACCTATATAGCTTTGAACCAATCAATGGATGGGCCTACTACACCATTGCGCTACTTCCCAGTCACGTCGGGCGTGGTTCTGGACATGCTGCCAGCGTGCTTTCAATAGAGTGGGCATTCCACTCGTGGAGCCTGCACAAGCTCTACGTGGAGATACTATCTGAAAACATAGCCGCTATCGAGGTCGCGACGTGCCTGGGATTTGAAAGAGAGGCGCGATTCAGGCAGCACCGACGCATTGCCGGGGAGCGCTTTGATGTCGAAGTCCTCGCCCTAAACAGACAGCGCTGGGTCTCCGAGTTCCGCAGCAGAGCAATTGAACGGGCTGTAGTAAAGAAGGCCCGCTCATGA
- a CDS encoding radical SAM protein has protein sequence MTACTRDILLLFPPHWAFTMPHLALPCLHGALAAAGHDATLLDANLDFHRWLFSSDGVEALDLRIRSQIDRLEEKSTISSTENARLRNMVVGAAVAQRLRAEIDHAAKVLSSEEFFDPRIFTWATDCISTAYGLVGRAFFPSRLDFVSFHSIGNPATREGLAEITQDDFTNPYRDFFTRHTIPLVRDLNPRLIGISIAAETQWVAALTLCRMLRESDCTATVVLGGGVPTRLADILATPEGSLQDYCDIIVTGEGEDAIVEMADRISRNKPVNDVEGSIAYLTDGKIQRSPARGHTPFRRLPAPVFSGLCLSRYFTPKPVLPVMLARGCYHRCAFCDHSAAYSSHRSARSPADVVAEMKTLQRLHGTTCFAFADEALPVAAIRGLSTQLSGGDLQLSIAASFRGEANIHPEDWSAFAHAGLRLAQFGIESGSQKVLDAMRKGTVVASVEASLSQAGNAGIWNHGFIMFGFPGETQEDVAETIAFLERNRKRLHSVGASQFKLMRKSIMAANPAAFRITMGDADLWSLVHPYVPSYGMTVAEANVECTSFNRNILSGLSGAPLWHRLERSQLLLYLERYSREMTLALGDDNGIRRGDATSLQHSQPIDVELAHMWHDVTDSMGDISRSGSPLPLVVDGRSRSVSLLSDEAWAAVHAWRNGNTLSVASRSLSPAFGGNKLIAEQEIAVLWSDLSLAESTPMQERPLFIETPFLNLRAAIEAPEDLPNSALPEWLGVVSGIKPGMRITLYGWSQKRLEKLARHVMRSGLAVRFGEFLPDGLAHLSPHERSLALAAAPIHAYIARTAVLADRLVEAEGQGATAFGSALGYPDCCVRWLTEQDAESGPWGRPANLPVVSLRQTSGQCCAELNNLLWYLSDRPSPFYLISHYPCSYRCRHSRTLARTLHNEIARCSADAARSMEQALSQPVVIWDDTLLPQVCWDENKGLAFDGDVILNRIRFNAYVSLRKERDYSDLGLAFSDELMVTEDRVLGMTKGRTTGCWWAAEHGRAHIFNFRWESGEDCS, from the coding sequence ATGACTGCATGCACGAGGGACATTCTGCTGCTGTTTCCGCCGCATTGGGCATTCACCATGCCTCACCTTGCGCTGCCTTGCTTGCATGGCGCGCTTGCTGCGGCTGGCCACGATGCGACACTCTTGGATGCCAATCTGGATTTCCACCGATGGCTCTTTTCCTCCGACGGCGTTGAAGCACTCGACTTGCGAATCCGGAGCCAAATCGATCGCCTTGAAGAGAAATCCACAATCAGCTCGACGGAAAATGCCCGTCTTCGTAACATGGTCGTAGGGGCCGCTGTTGCCCAAAGGCTTCGAGCAGAGATCGACCATGCTGCCAAGGTACTAAGTTCTGAGGAGTTTTTTGATCCTCGTATCTTTACGTGGGCCACCGATTGCATCTCGACCGCATATGGTCTGGTTGGAAGAGCGTTCTTCCCTTCGCGTTTGGACTTTGTGTCTTTTCATTCGATTGGAAATCCAGCCACACGAGAGGGCCTTGCCGAGATCACGCAGGATGACTTTACAAACCCATACCGAGACTTCTTCACCCGCCACACAATCCCTCTGGTTCGCGATCTCAACCCTCGCCTGATCGGCATTTCGATCGCGGCAGAGACGCAGTGGGTCGCTGCTCTTACGCTGTGTCGTATGCTGCGCGAGTCGGACTGTACCGCCACGGTGGTTCTCGGCGGTGGCGTTCCGACCAGGCTTGCGGATATCCTTGCTACGCCGGAAGGCTCACTTCAAGATTACTGCGACATCATCGTGACAGGTGAAGGCGAGGACGCAATCGTTGAGATGGCGGACCGCATCTCGCGTAATAAGCCCGTCAACGACGTTGAGGGCTCGATCGCATACTTGACCGACGGCAAAATTCAAAGGAGCCCAGCCCGCGGTCACACGCCCTTTCGAAGGCTTCCTGCCCCCGTTTTCTCGGGGCTGTGCCTGTCGCGATACTTTACTCCCAAACCCGTTCTTCCGGTGATGCTTGCCCGGGGTTGCTATCATCGATGCGCTTTCTGTGATCACAGTGCGGCCTATTCGTCTCACCGTTCCGCCCGGTCCCCCGCCGACGTTGTGGCGGAGATGAAAACACTGCAGCGACTACATGGAACCACCTGCTTCGCATTTGCAGATGAAGCACTTCCAGTGGCTGCAATTCGCGGGCTCTCGACACAGCTCAGCGGCGGTGACCTTCAACTTTCCATCGCGGCGAGCTTCCGCGGAGAGGCCAACATACACCCCGAGGACTGGAGTGCATTCGCTCACGCCGGCCTTCGCCTCGCGCAGTTCGGGATCGAGTCAGGAAGTCAAAAGGTGCTCGATGCGATGCGCAAGGGAACGGTCGTGGCGTCCGTTGAGGCTTCCCTAAGCCAGGCCGGCAATGCCGGTATCTGGAATCATGGTTTCATAATGTTCGGCTTCCCTGGAGAGACACAGGAAGACGTTGCAGAGACAATCGCATTTTTGGAACGCAACAGGAAACGCCTTCACTCGGTTGGAGCGTCGCAGTTCAAGCTGATGCGTAAATCCATTATGGCCGCCAATCCTGCGGCATTCCGCATCACCATGGGGGACGCAGACCTCTGGTCCCTCGTTCATCCATACGTCCCGAGCTACGGAATGACCGTTGCCGAAGCCAACGTGGAGTGTACGTCATTCAATCGCAACATCCTCTCGGGCCTGTCGGGTGCACCTCTCTGGCATCGGCTCGAACGCTCTCAGCTTCTGCTCTACCTTGAGAGGTATTCTCGCGAGATGACGCTTGCTCTTGGCGATGATAATGGTATCCGCAGAGGTGATGCAACATCGTTGCAGCATAGTCAGCCAATTGACGTAGAACTGGCGCACATGTGGCACGACGTGACCGACTCGATGGGAGATATCTCTCGATCAGGGTCTCCTTTGCCGCTGGTTGTTGATGGGAGATCTCGGAGTGTTTCGCTTCTTTCGGATGAAGCCTGGGCCGCGGTCCATGCTTGGCGGAATGGCAACACACTTTCGGTGGCTTCCCGTAGCCTATCGCCGGCGTTTGGTGGTAATAAGCTTATCGCTGAACAGGAAATTGCTGTGCTCTGGTCAGACCTTAGCCTCGCTGAGTCGACTCCTATGCAAGAGAGACCTTTGTTCATAGAGACGCCGTTTCTGAACCTTCGCGCAGCTATCGAAGCGCCGGAAGATCTGCCAAACAGTGCGTTGCCTGAATGGCTTGGCGTTGTATCCGGGATCAAGCCGGGCATGCGAATCACGCTTTATGGATGGTCGCAAAAACGGCTTGAGAAGCTTGCCAGACATGTGATGCGAAGTGGTCTCGCCGTCCGTTTTGGAGAATTCCTCCCAGACGGCTTGGCCCACTTGTCACCGCACGAAAGATCTCTCGCTCTTGCAGCGGCCCCTATTCACGCCTACATCGCACGGACTGCGGTACTCGCGGACAGGCTTGTAGAAGCGGAGGGCCAGGGGGCGACAGCCTTCGGCAGCGCACTTGGGTATCCTGATTGCTGTGTGCGATGGCTGACAGAGCAGGACGCGGAAAGCGGCCCATGGGGCCGCCCCGCCAATCTGCCAGTCGTTAGTCTCCGGCAGACGAGCGGTCAGTGTTGCGCGGAGCTGAACAATCTGCTGTGGTACCTTTCCGACCGACCGTCGCCATTTTATCTTATTTCACACTACCCGTGCTCCTATCGCTGCCGGCATTCGCGCACGCTGGCGCGTACCCTCCACAATGAGATTGCGCGATGCTCAGCTGATGCTGCTCGCAGCATGGAGCAAGCTCTGTCTCAGCCGGTGGTAATCTGGGACGACACGTTACTCCCGCAAGTCTGCTGGGATGAAAACAAAGGCCTTGCCTTTGACGGGGACGTCATCTTGAATCGCATACGATTCAATGCCTACGTATCCCTTCGGAAGGAAAGGGACTACTCAGATCTTGGGCTGGCGTTCTCCGACGAGCTGATGGTAACTGAAGATCGCGTTTTAGGTATGACTAAGGGGCGTACAACCGGTTGCTGGTGGGCGGCTGAGCACGGCCGGGCGCACATCTTTAACTTCCGGTGGGAAAGTGGCGAGGATTGCAGTTAA
- a CDS encoding aminotransferase class III-fold pyridoxal phosphate-dependent enzyme, with the protein MNTMIQHLVLQTFDECHGRLVALCCSEEAELPAQIRYHKALFACPDKSCRIVETSAGRPYLVCIMGPGMVAAAAAASHLLDTHQVGLLVAVGFMGRISDAISRDVVLLVSKTANYASAGALLRPGQIDANHVRTWSLSEEIKRLALSTAETCRLPLREGMVISAEGPLHDGDDGRQLSRLFSAVGVDMETAAVAQVAELRNRAWLSLRVPSDDADQNAAKDHAAARECGLPPAIGQFVETLVDRLAAPVVGVAGATRADASINRDAEKALLSDSRKTVFHPFSCPNPDDPFSPRVVERAFGVRVWDALGRCYFDGIAGTKNVCLGHGHPAIFPFLVEQNSRLAHWPADGYTNEALVSFSERLARLFPGTLRHVFANSGGSEAVETALRMSREYHRCRGEGHRYRVLSLSGGYHGATAGALSVTGHAASRSGAGPLPEGVIFIEPPISGEPSAVEEALVRLDHALELADPNSFASIIFEPTQGLGGVRPLPPRFLRGLLEAARDAGALAIADEVASGLGRTGRWFDFTRAQQEPDIVVCGKALTNGTIPLSATVASDLVFDVITAQSSSLRHGHTYSGHPLAAAAACRVLDALNQLDVISSVNARASEFQSHTANALRQLPHVADVRSTGLWIGVELRTPGGGGPHPIQRFSRSLTQNGVIHEVLGATIALSPPLTICSDDWAAIRDILVRTLREE; encoded by the coding sequence ATGAACACCATGATCCAGCACTTGGTGCTGCAGACATTCGACGAATGCCACGGACGATTAGTGGCCCTTTGCTGCTCGGAAGAAGCCGAACTCCCGGCGCAGATAAGGTATCACAAAGCACTTTTTGCCTGCCCCGATAAGTCCTGCCGAATCGTGGAGACCTCGGCAGGCAGACCTTACCTGGTCTGCATCATGGGCCCGGGCATGGTCGCCGCCGCTGCGGCTGCATCACACTTGCTTGACACACATCAGGTCGGGCTGCTGGTGGCCGTTGGCTTCATGGGGCGGATCAGCGATGCGATTTCTCGCGACGTTGTCCTGCTCGTTTCTAAGACCGCCAATTACGCGTCGGCAGGGGCGCTGCTCCGACCGGGACAAATTGACGCCAATCATGTGCGCACGTGGTCTCTGTCTGAGGAGATCAAGCGGCTTGCCCTTTCAACGGCCGAGACATGCCGGTTGCCGCTTCGGGAAGGGATGGTTATAAGCGCAGAGGGGCCGCTCCATGATGGGGATGATGGCCGCCAGCTTTCCCGGCTGTTCTCGGCCGTCGGCGTGGACATGGAAACAGCGGCCGTTGCGCAAGTCGCAGAACTCCGGAACCGGGCATGGCTCTCTTTGCGTGTACCGAGCGATGACGCCGACCAGAATGCCGCGAAGGACCATGCGGCCGCACGCGAGTGCGGTCTTCCCCCTGCCATTGGCCAGTTCGTCGAGACTCTTGTCGATCGTCTTGCAGCACCCGTGGTTGGCGTGGCCGGTGCCACCAGGGCTGACGCGAGCATTAATAGGGATGCCGAGAAGGCGCTCCTCAGCGACAGTCGCAAAACCGTGTTTCATCCCTTCTCGTGCCCCAACCCCGACGATCCTTTTTCACCGCGAGTTGTAGAACGTGCATTTGGGGTTCGCGTGTGGGATGCGCTTGGGCGATGCTACTTCGACGGCATTGCGGGCACGAAGAACGTCTGCCTCGGACATGGACACCCGGCTATTTTTCCATTCCTTGTAGAACAAAATAGCCGACTTGCCCATTGGCCAGCCGACGGCTATACAAACGAGGCTCTGGTCTCGTTCTCCGAAAGGCTCGCGCGATTGTTTCCAGGCACGCTTCGCCACGTGTTTGCCAACAGCGGTGGGTCCGAAGCTGTCGAAACCGCTTTACGAATGTCAAGAGAGTACCATCGTTGTCGGGGGGAGGGGCACAGATACCGGGTACTATCGCTTTCGGGGGGCTATCACGGCGCAACAGCGGGCGCTCTTTCGGTCACTGGACACGCGGCGAGTCGGTCCGGGGCTGGACCTCTGCCGGAAGGCGTCATTTTTATCGAGCCCCCAATAAGTGGAGAGCCTTCGGCAGTGGAGGAAGCCCTTGTTCGCCTCGACCATGCTCTTGAGCTCGCAGACCCGAACAGTTTTGCAAGCATTATCTTCGAGCCGACTCAGGGGCTCGGCGGCGTGCGACCACTACCACCACGGTTCCTCCGTGGCCTTCTCGAGGCAGCACGGGATGCAGGTGCTCTGGCAATTGCCGATGAGGTAGCTTCTGGCCTAGGGCGTACCGGTCGGTGGTTTGACTTCACTCGAGCTCAGCAGGAACCAGACATTGTCGTATGCGGGAAGGCTCTGACCAACGGGACCATCCCGCTGTCTGCGACAGTTGCAAGCGACCTTGTTTTCGACGTAATCACTGCTCAATCTTCGTCGCTTAGACACGGCCACACCTACTCAGGTCATCCCCTCGCTGCCGCAGCTGCATGTCGCGTACTCGATGCACTCAACCAACTTGATGTGATATCAAGCGTCAATGCTCGTGCATCTGAATTCCAGTCTCACACCGCCAATGCGCTTCGACAATTACCACACGTCGCCGACGTGCGAAGCACAGGACTTTGGATTGGAGTTGAGCTCCGCACCCCTGGAGGCGGCGGACCACATCCCATTCAAAGGTTCTCGCGATCGCTAACACAGAACGGGGTGATCCACGAAGTTCTTGGGGCGACGATTGCCCTCAGCCCGCCGCTCACGATTTGCAGCGATGATTGGGCGGCAATCAGGGATATCCTCGTACGGACATTACGGGAAGAATAA
- a CDS encoding radical SAM protein, whose protein sequence is MWGFSEKLLEAIRTKAEPPAGPLWVQLEISNRCNVACSFCAMHGPGRYTMDGFAIAGESDAFGYDEGTALWLGERLQSCEMSLAVFRNAVDQTRAEGAEDFNLCGLGEPTLNLAYPDMIKYIRETGARVSLDTNGSRLLTPGAVEKLIPFGLHGLHVSVNAASEATYRRVNGTANSLLDIREMLHRLARAKKEARSEEPHLLLSMVVTKDNCSEIDSFVRLAASVEARQVVFDHMVPSRLTASEVPTGEDRKRTIETIEDAIQYGTTRGINVVSNYTRIDSQQQYKIPCIVGYLFTRVMADGTVAGCCGCSHSLGKMPEKDFRSIWYGEPYRAFRAEEEMIHITHVPVTSCLCGSCPHVETNYEFLKSIGCK, encoded by the coding sequence ATGTGGGGATTTTCGGAGAAACTGCTGGAAGCGATTCGAACCAAGGCCGAGCCACCTGCAGGGCCTTTATGGGTTCAACTGGAGATTTCGAACCGCTGTAATGTAGCTTGCTCGTTCTGCGCGATGCACGGTCCAGGGAGATATACGATGGACGGCTTCGCCATTGCTGGGGAGTCGGACGCGTTCGGGTATGACGAAGGCACGGCACTCTGGCTTGGAGAGCGGCTTCAAAGTTGCGAGATGTCCTTAGCCGTCTTCCGAAACGCCGTCGATCAGACTCGCGCCGAGGGCGCTGAGGACTTCAACCTTTGTGGACTCGGAGAGCCTACCTTAAACCTCGCATACCCTGACATGATCAAGTACATTCGGGAGACTGGGGCAAGGGTCTCTCTCGACACAAACGGTTCACGTCTTTTGACTCCGGGAGCTGTCGAGAAACTGATCCCCTTTGGGCTGCATGGCCTCCATGTGAGCGTAAATGCGGCATCGGAGGCAACCTATCGCCGAGTGAACGGTACGGCCAACTCGCTTCTCGATATACGGGAGATGCTTCACAGATTAGCAAGAGCCAAGAAAGAAGCACGGTCCGAGGAGCCCCATCTCCTGCTTTCGATGGTTGTAACCAAAGATAACTGTTCCGAGATAGATTCGTTTGTCCGGCTTGCCGCCTCCGTCGAGGCTAGACAGGTTGTGTTCGACCATATGGTCCCGAGTCGCTTGACCGCATCCGAGGTGCCGACGGGAGAAGACCGGAAACGAACCATCGAGACTATTGAGGATGCCATTCAATATGGAACCACTCGCGGTATTAACGTTGTTTCTAATTACACGAGAATCGACTCCCAGCAGCAGTACAAAATTCCGTGCATCGTCGGCTATTTATTTACCCGCGTGATGGCCGATGGGACCGTGGCTGGCTGTTGCGGTTGCTCGCATTCCCTGGGGAAGATGCCAGAGAAGGACTTCCGGTCGATTTGGTACGGCGAGCCGTACCGCGCGTTTCGGGCTGAAGAGGAAATGATTCATATCACTCATGTTCCAGTAACGTCCTGCTTATGCGGCAGCTGTCCTCATGTTGAAACCAACTACGAATTCTTAAAGAGCATCGGATGCAAGTGA